One Streptomyces umbrinus genomic window, GCGGGCCTTCTGCGGGCTCAGGTCCTCGGCACCGATGACGCCGGTGGTACCGGTCGAGTCGTACACCGCGCCCGATCCGGTACGGGTGGTCGACGCGAACGTCACCCCCTTCTTCACCGCGTCCGTCCGCGCGGTCGACATCGCGGGCGATATGCCCCCGGCGCCCGTGCCCGCCGTCACGACCCCCTTGGCGCCGCCGTCCGCGAACGCCTTGATCGCCTCGCCGCCCGCGTCCTGGTACGAGTACGCGATCTCCACCTTCGGCAGCGGCTTGCTCTCCTCGGCACTCACCTTGCCGACGATCCGGTCCAGGTCGAAGGGCGTACGCCAGGCGCTCTTGCCGCACTTCTGGACGCGGGCCGGTGCCCGGTTGAGCCGGATGTTGTCCTGGTCGACGGCACCGAGCACCCCGGAACGTCCGCTCTCGAAGGTGTCCATGCGCAGTGCGTTGGTCTTGCGGACCTCCCGGGCGGCCTGGATCTCGTCGTTGAGCATGACGACGGTCCCGTAGCACTTGGTCTTGCGGCTCGCGGCGAGCTTGATGGCGTTGTAGAGGTTGGCCGGTGCGTCCGTGCCGATGACGGTCCACGGCCGCATCGACCCGGTGAGGACGACCGGCTTGTCGCTGCGCACGGTCAGGTCGAGCCAGTACGCGAACTCCTCCATCGTGTCCGTACCGGTCGTGACCACGACGGCGTCGTTCTTCTTCAGCGCGGCGTCCACGGATGCGGTGAGCTTGCGGTAGTCCGCGATGGAGTAGCCGCTCGACCCCTTGTTGCCGAACTGCTCGGTCGTCACCTTGGCCAGTCCGTTCACCTCCGGCCGCAGTTCGTCCACCATCTTGGAGATCGCGAGCTTCCCTGACTGGTAGTCCTGGAACGAGACGCGGTTCGTGCTGACGCCGGAGATGGTCCCGCCCGTGCCGATCACCGCCACTTCGGGCAGGTCCTTCCTCTCCTCGGCATGGGCGCTCGCACCTGCCAGCGAGGCTCCCGCGGCTACGGCGAACGAACAGAGCAGGG contains:
- a CDS encoding asparaginase: MKIAHRTTALLCSFAVAAGASLAGASAHAEERKDLPEVAVIGTGGTISGVSTNRVSFQDYQSGKLAISKMVDELRPEVNGLAKVTTEQFGNKGSSGYSIADYRKLTASVDAALKKNDAVVVTTGTDTMEEFAYWLDLTVRSDKPVVLTGSMRPWTVIGTDAPANLYNAIKLAASRKTKCYGTVVMLNDEIQAAREVRKTNALRMDTFESGRSGVLGAVDQDNIRLNRAPARVQKCGKSAWRTPFDLDRIVGKVSAEESKPLPKVEIAYSYQDAGGEAIKAFADGGAKGVVTAGTGAGGISPAMSTARTDAVKKGVTFASTTRTGSGAVYDSTGTTGVIGAEDLSPQKARLLLLLSLAATKDEKLIREWFATLGTAQFTTR